In the Telopea speciosissima isolate NSW1024214 ecotype Mountain lineage chromosome 2, Tspe_v1, whole genome shotgun sequence genome, one interval contains:
- the LOC122650361 gene encoding thaumatin-like protein isoform X1: MRENLSPLLALFCVTAFFAYISVEVSATTIALYNKCTHPVWPGIQPGAGKPILARGGFKLNPKQAYSLRVPAGWSGRIWGRHECSFDASGRGSCATGDCGGSLYCNGLGGVPPATLAEITLGEQDFYDVSLVDGYNLAVSITPFRGKGKCSRAGCISDLNAMCPVGLQVKSHDNKVVACKSACFAFNSPRYCCTGSFGNPQTCKPTAYSKIFKAACPRAYSYAYDDPTSISTCSGGNYLVTFCPHH; the protein is encoded by the exons ATGAGGGAGAACCTGAGCCCTCTCCTTGCTCTGTTCTGTGTTACTGCCTTCTTTGCCTACATTTCAG TGGAGGTCTCAGCAACCACAATAGCACTCTACAACAAATGTACACACCCAGTATGGCCAGGAATCCAACCCGGTGCAGGGAAACCCATTCTTGCAAGAGGTGGGTTTAAGCTAAATCCCAAACAAGCCTACTCCCTCCGAGTCCCTGCAGGTTGGTCAGGCCGCATTTGGGGTCGCCATGAATGTTCCTTCGACGCCTCCGGCAGAGGTAGCTGTGCCACCGGCGACTGTGGTGGTTCTCTCTACTGCAATGGCCTAGGAGGAGTACCCCCTGCAACCCTTGCAGAGATAACACTCGGAGAACAGGATTTCTATGATGTAAGCCTTGTTGATGGCTATAACCTTGCCGTCTCCATCACCCCATTTAGGGGAAAAGGGAAATGTAGCCGTGCGGGTTGTATTAGTGACCTTAACGCAATGTGCCCAGTTGGGTTGCAGGTGAAATCTCATGACAACAAGGTTGTGGCTTGCAAGAGTGCTTGTTTTGCTTTCAACTCTCCCAGGTATTGCTGCACTGGAAGCTTTGGAAACCCACAGACATGCAAGCCCACGGCGTATTCTAAGATCTTCAAAGCTGCTTGTCCTAGAGCTTATTCGTATGCTTATGATGATCCCACCAGCATTTCCACTTGCAGTGGTGGAAACTACTTGGTTACCTTCTGCCCTCACCATTAG
- the LOC122650361 gene encoding thaumatin-like protein isoform X2 yields the protein MRENLSPLLALFCVTAFFAYISEVSATTIALYNKCTHPVWPGIQPGAGKPILARGGFKLNPKQAYSLRVPAGWSGRIWGRHECSFDASGRGSCATGDCGGSLYCNGLGGVPPATLAEITLGEQDFYDVSLVDGYNLAVSITPFRGKGKCSRAGCISDLNAMCPVGLQVKSHDNKVVACKSACFAFNSPRYCCTGSFGNPQTCKPTAYSKIFKAACPRAYSYAYDDPTSISTCSGGNYLVTFCPHH from the exons ATGAGGGAGAACCTGAGCCCTCTCCTTGCTCTGTTCTGTGTTACTGCCTTCTTTGCCTACATTTCAG AGGTCTCAGCAACCACAATAGCACTCTACAACAAATGTACACACCCAGTATGGCCAGGAATCCAACCCGGTGCAGGGAAACCCATTCTTGCAAGAGGTGGGTTTAAGCTAAATCCCAAACAAGCCTACTCCCTCCGAGTCCCTGCAGGTTGGTCAGGCCGCATTTGGGGTCGCCATGAATGTTCCTTCGACGCCTCCGGCAGAGGTAGCTGTGCCACCGGCGACTGTGGTGGTTCTCTCTACTGCAATGGCCTAGGAGGAGTACCCCCTGCAACCCTTGCAGAGATAACACTCGGAGAACAGGATTTCTATGATGTAAGCCTTGTTGATGGCTATAACCTTGCCGTCTCCATCACCCCATTTAGGGGAAAAGGGAAATGTAGCCGTGCGGGTTGTATTAGTGACCTTAACGCAATGTGCCCAGTTGGGTTGCAGGTGAAATCTCATGACAACAAGGTTGTGGCTTGCAAGAGTGCTTGTTTTGCTTTCAACTCTCCCAGGTATTGCTGCACTGGAAGCTTTGGAAACCCACAGACATGCAAGCCCACGGCGTATTCTAAGATCTTCAAAGCTGCTTGTCCTAGAGCTTATTCGTATGCTTATGATGATCCCACCAGCATTTCCACTTGCAGTGGTGGAAACTACTTGGTTACCTTCTGCCCTCACCATTAG